The genome window TTAGCAACAATTGACCATCGCATATTGTCATACTGGAACACGGCCCCCAGTGAACGGGGATGGGCTTATCTGGCGACATTCGTTCCACTGGCCGCCCTGCTATGTTCTATCATCAGCGAATTTATTGGAGGTATGTAAATGAAATTAGACCAGGAAGAACAACAATTATTACAGCTGCTGCCACATGGGGTTAGTCATCCCCGCCCATTGCGTGAGTTAGTGAAACTGACCGGCTGGAATGGGCGCAAGGTCCGGGCCATTATCTACCGCTTGATTGTGGTCCACCATCAACCAATTGGGGCCACGAACCAGAAACCCGGTAATGGCTACTTCATCATTACCAACGACCAAGAACGGCAGCAAGCGTTGGCCCCGCTAACGTCACAAATTCAGATGATGACTAAACGGGCGCAAGTAATCAGCAGAACAGAACTAAAGGGCTAGATAAATGAGGGTACAAAAAAAGCATATATCAAACGAAACTTTGGCGAGTGGTGTTTGGTATACGCTGACAAGTGAAGTTTTTTGAATTTCACGCTATACCCATATTTTACCAAGCCTAGCAATTAAATTAAAGGATTGGTGTTTAAGAATGAAGAATGATTTAGATTTTGATTTAAGTGATATTCAAACTACGAACGAAACCCAAGCCGGGTTGCTAGCTTCCTTAGATGATACCCTTGCTTATATTTTAGACCCGTTAATTGGTGACGAGTACCCGGATGATTCTAAAACGTCAACGGCAGTTTATGAATTAGTAAGGGACCATCAAGCTATTAAAGCCTTGTTACGGTGCCTAAAGTCCACGACTGAGGACCAGGCCGACAAGTTGGAAGATGCTTATCAAAAATATGTAGAGGGGGCCGAGTAATGGACTTCCCGGAAGCAATGAAGCAAGAACGCCGCTGGTGTGCCTGGTTCTATCATGATGACCCGCAGCACCCAGACGACACCCATAAGCGTAAGAAAGTCCCCCATGACCTGAACAGTCCTAAGTGTCGGGGCCTGGCGTCAAGTGTGGGACCAAGTACGTGGGGAACCTATCAACAAGCACTAAACACTTACACATTTGCCCAAGCTAATCCCGAGCGGGCCAGAGTGATGAATTATGGTGGGCCGGGATTCATGGCTGGCGGCGGCTGGTGTTTCCTAGACCTAGACAACATCCCCAATGAAATCGACGATTACAGCCCAGACCAGGACGGCTTAGTTAACCAGCTGCTGGACCTATTAGGTGATACCTATTGCGAGGTCAGCCAGTCGGGGTTAGGATTGCACTTCATTTTCAAGGTTGATGACACCGTAGAGCAATTCAGCACCAAGCAGCACGGCCGAGAGCTGTACACCAGTGGCCGGCTGGTCGCCTTGACTGGTAAAGCCCTAGATGATGACTTACCACTTAAAATCAGCACTATCAGCCAACCCATGTGGCAGCAATTACACCAATTATTGTTTGGCGAGTATGCACCACCGGGCCAGACTGGTAACAGTGATTTCAGCAATACAGAGCTATCACATGGGGTGTTAAGTGATACGGGGGTGGCCGTCATTGATTCCATTATGCAAAGTACGGACGCCAAGCGATTTAATTGGTGGCTGACGGCTGATTTACCTATTGAGAGTACCAACGTCACCGGGAAGCAATTCCCCGATGAGAACGGCCAGCTAATCAATTACGACCCATCGGCCCAAGATATGGCTTGCTGCAATATGCTGGCCTATTGGGTCCGCCAGGTAACCGGTGATTACGACAGCCGATTAATTGATGAGGTATTCAAGCAAACTAATCTGTACCGTCCCAAGTGGAACCGAATGGACGGCGGCGGGACTTACGGCCAACGGACTATAAAGCAAGCCATCGACCACAAACGCCAGCAGTTAGAACGATATATGAGGAGGTATTAATTGAATGAGTGAAGAGAAAGATAAACAGAGCGCCACAGAAAAAGCCGAATGGGCCGCCATCAATTCTTTGGCGCTGCAATACGTCAAGAAAGACACGGCCCATGAGCTGGCTAATAAAATCACCGCCGATATTAACAAGGCGTATGGGGATGAAACCAACCAAAAAGCACGAGAGCAGGCCACTAAATTAGCCAGCCAGCTAGACGAAAAGAATTCTAACTATCGGATGATGACTATCCTAAAAGCTGTTGATAGCACCCTGTTGGGGATGACTAATACCATGAGTTCGATTAAAGCGGCAAAGCAAGGAATGCTGAAAACTGATAAAGGGGTTATCAAACCCAATTCACGGGAGAACGTCCGGCTAATCTTTGAGCATGACCCCCATTACCAAGACTTATTCAGATACAACAGCTTCACCGAAGAGGCAGAGTATAGAAAAAGCACCCAAGCGGGTTTCGTTTCGATTGATGATGACCTAATAGCCAACCTGGCAACTGATATTGAACGCTATTATCGGATGATACCTACTGATAAGGCGGTAACGGATGGCTTGCTGTTAGCTGCTAAGGGCCATCCATTTAATCCCATTAAACAACGTATCGAAACGGTGCAATGGGACGGACAACAACGGGCGGCTAACTTTTTCATTGATTACTTAGGGGCTGACAATAACGAATATGTAAAGGCTGTTACTGAAACATGGCTGGTGGGCCTGGTTGCCAGAGTATACCGGCCCGGAATTAAGTGTGACATTATGCCGATTCTTGATGGTAAACAGGGTATCGGAAAAAGTACGCTGGTTAGCCTGCTATGTTCACCACCATATTTTGAGGACAGTTTAAGGACAATGGGCGCTGATAAGGACGACCTTATTAAAATTCATAGTGCTTGGGTGGTCGAAATTGGCGAACTAGAAGCCATGACTAATACCAGCTTGGACCGAACCAAGGCGTTTATTTCGGCCACAAGTGATAATTTTCGTTCCCCCTATGGGCGGATTCGGGAATATCATCCCCGCAAGAATATGTTTATCGGAACCGTGAACCGGTCGGAATATCTACACGACTTAACCGGTAACCGACGTTTTTACCCCATTCATTGCGAGAAAAGTAGGGCCAGGAAGCCTATGCCGGCACCGGGTGACTATAACAATGCTGACATCTTGCAAATCCTAGCGGAAGCCAAAGTGCTGTTTGAACAGGGGCACGCCTTGAAGTTACCGGACAAGCTGGAACGAGTGGCCCACGATAAGCAATCTAAGGCAATGGCCGCCGACCTGCAAGCCGATTTAATGCTGGAATACAGCGAATTACTGGTACCTGATGATTGGGACAGTTTCAGCATTTACCAGCGGCAACAGTATTGGAAACGATATAGGGAACACGGTGAATATGGTAAACGAGTTGTAACTGGCACTGGTGAGAACAAGACAAGTGATTATATTCTATTTGAGCCGGACCAGCTGCATAAGCTGCCACAGTTTACTAATACCGAGTTACTGGAAGTCGTGTTTGAACAGAACGGCCGAGAAATTGCACGGGGCGGACGGAACCCGCTAACTGCTAAGATTTCGATGGTATTTGATAATAACGAGAATTGGAATAAAAGCGACAATTGCAAATTATTTGGAAAGCGACGCAAAGGGTACAAACGACATAGCGCTTAACACGGTACTGATTAAATAACACGGCTGGAACGGTTAAGCGTGTAGGCCCTAGCACTTACAGCCCCAAGGGATTAAGTGACATTATACACGGTACACGGTTATTTTTCTCTCAAAGACTTTTTTCAGAGTACACAGAGGAACAGGAACCATATATAAATATATATTCTTTTAAGAAAAGAAGTGTGTTACCGTGTTAAACCACTGCTAGCGCCTTACGTGCCAAGGGCTCAAAGCATACACGGTTAGCCGTGCTTTACCGTGTTAAACCGTGCAAAGTACCCCACCATGTGACAGCTAACAGGGTTGATATTGGCGTACTAAACAGGAGCTGTCACAGGGGGTTAGCATAAAGGAGTGACTAAACATGATAATGAACGAATACGGACAACCATACACCCGTTATATACCTGGCGTAGAACGCTATTTGGACGGCGTGCCGTACAGCAGTAATAAGGAATACCTAGCAGCCATCAATAGCCGCATTAAGGAATTAAAGCACCTGGCCGCTAAGGTAAGCAACAGTAGCGAAACACTGGACTGGAATAGTCCAATTTACATTAGGAGGTAATTAAAATGGCTAAAGTTAAATTCTTTGAAGCAAATAATTTTTACAGCTCAAGAGAGCGAAAATTTGTTACTGAATTTCCTGAAAAACTAGAACAGCAAATTAATGACTTTATCAAGGGCAAGACGGTAGTTGATATTAAGTACCAGCTATCAGTTTCCGAGGACGATGCATATTATTCTGCAATGGTGATTTATGATGACTGAATTAGCAACTACTCCGCAATAGTGAACCTGTCAAAACCTGACATTTTTATTAGGGGGATGAACGTTATTTTTGATTTTGAACTGCCGAAAAACTTAGACCGCCAGGCGACCATAAATAAAGCACGCCACTTTTTAGAAACAGACTTTCAGAAATGGCGTCGCTACTCTGATTATGAAAATCTACTGTCATCCCCTGCTATTACTGGGCTACCCCAACGTGGTAGCACTGAACCAGATAAACGGTTTATTAATCATGTGACCTATCGGCAATTAGTAGATATTGTTATCAAAGTAATTAATTCGTTAACAGAAAAGTATGGACAACCTATTTTATACGGTCGTTATGTAAAAGGTTATCCCGTTAAAACTATTTGCCAACAGCTTTTAATAACAACTACACCGTTTGGAAACCATTCACAGAAAGCATTAATTGAATTCGCTAATTTATTGTATCTGGCAACTGCTCAATTTGGCGATGAGTTAGTTATAGATTTGCGGGTAATGAAGTAAACAAAAAAAAGACGGCTCTAATTAGCCGCCGTTCATGAACTGTTGATACCTATATTATATCACGGGCAGGAGGGATTTTAATAAACCGTGATGACGTTTGCTACTTAGGATTAACAACAATCAACTCTAATAAATTTATAGAATTGGAAAGGAAGTATATAACTATGGATTATACATTAACAATGCAGGACATCGCACAACTAGCAGATAAGGCAGGCAATATTTATCAAGGCTTAGATAGGAAAATTAAAGAAAATCATAAAACATACATCGACCCTACTTTACAGGACCAGAAGGACACTCAAACGGCAGCCGGTCAAATTGATTACCTTTGCCAGCAAGCCCAACAGCAGCTAGACAAGGCAATTGCGGAAAAGCGAAGCCAGATTAACGGCCGCTATCATGGCGATGTTACGGCGGACCAATTAGCCAACGTCAACCAGCTTGCCAATTATAACGACCTATCCAAAGACGAGCTTCAAGGCTACCTTGACAAGTACAAGGACAACTTGCCGCTTCTCAAAGCGTTTGAAGCCGTTGTTAAGGCTAAGGGTTGGCGAATTGATGGCCTGACATACGACAACGAAATTGAGTTCCTGAAACGTTTCAAGGCTTCAATGCAAACTATCGTTGATGGTATGAAGAACGGGTCGCCAAAGGGATTGCCGCTTGAAACTAAGATTGCAGCTAATATGGCAGCAGACCGGGTCAAGGACTGGGAAACAAAGACCAATAACCCGACCTATACTTTGCAGCGTATGCACTAGAATTTTTGGACGACCAATGGTGGCCGTCCTTTTTCAAAGTGATTAGTTTTGAACAGTTTTGACAGGAGATAAAAAATGAAAGAAAAGAAGTTGACGCCAAAGCAATTAAAATTACTTAACGCCCTATTCACTGAGCGAACTATACAAGACGCCTACAAAACCGCAGGTGTAAGCGTGGCTACCGGCCAACGTTACCGGCAGCTCCCCCGCTTTATAGCGGCTTACGATAAACGGCAACGGGCCTTAATCAACGCCACTAATAACCGTCTAAGAGCGTTAAGCGGTCAAGCAGTAGAAACATTAGCGGACGTGTTGAACGACCCAAAAGCGGCTAATACTGACAAAGTACGGGCAGCTAAAGTTGTGCTTGATACCACCTACAAGAACATCGAACTTGAAGAGTTACGGCGGCAAGTTGACAAATTAGAAAAGGAGCAAGGAATAAATGAATATTGAAAGTTTGCGGCGCCGGGTACAGCGTCTTGCAGAAAGCAATCCACAAGCAACGGTAATAATCGCAACGATTAATGGGCGTGGTATCATCCATATGAGCAACAACGGCGAAGAAGAAGTTTTTGCCACCTGGAAAAGTGCAGCCGACTATTTAGAACGGCTTAAAGCATCATTGCGGGGCGAATTAACTATTATCTGGGACGATATACCGCTAAGAGTTGAGAATAAGGAACTATTTAAGAAATGGGAATCTTTTCTTGACCAGTATGGCCACGACGAAGAGTGATATAATTAATAACGTCAGTGCCCTTGCTATCATGGAAAAGGTAGTAAGTCACGTTTCAAAGTATCAGTGCAATTAAAATTAATTTTGCATTGATACTTTTTTTATTTGCTTTTTTTGTCGTCAACATCCCCACAGGGCAAAATAAAAAGGCCGCCTAATTGGTGACCTATTAACGCCGGCAAGAAATAAAATTTTGTCGTGAGTTTGTCGTGGACTTGCTAAAAAATACGTTTTTATAGAATTTCAGAAAAATAAAAATGCTGGTATATCAACGTTTTAACACCATTGATAACCAGC of Limosilactobacillus oris contains these proteins:
- a CDS encoding virulence-associated E family protein, with amino-acid sequence MSEEKDKQSATEKAEWAAINSLALQYVKKDTAHELANKITADINKAYGDETNQKAREQATKLASQLDEKNSNYRMMTILKAVDSTLLGMTNTMSSIKAAKQGMLKTDKGVIKPNSRENVRLIFEHDPHYQDLFRYNSFTEEAEYRKSTQAGFVSIDDDLIANLATDIERYYRMIPTDKAVTDGLLLAAKGHPFNPIKQRIETVQWDGQQRAANFFIDYLGADNNEYVKAVTETWLVGLVARVYRPGIKCDIMPILDGKQGIGKSTLVSLLCSPPYFEDSLRTMGADKDDLIKIHSAWVVEIGELEAMTNTSLDRTKAFISATSDNFRSPYGRIREYHPRKNMFIGTVNRSEYLHDLTGNRRFYPIHCEKSRARKPMPAPGDYNNADILQILAEAKVLFEQGHALKLPDKLERVAHDKQSKAMAADLQADLMLEYSELLVPDDWDSFSIYQRQQYWKRYREHGEYGKRVVTGTGENKTSDYILFEPDQLHKLPQFTNTELLEVVFEQNGREIARGGRNPLTAKISMVFDNNENWNKSDNCKLFGKRRKGYKRHSA
- a CDS encoding sporulation protein Cse60 — encoded protein: MAKVKFFEANNFYSSRERKFVTEFPEKLEQQINDFIKGKTVVDIKYQLSVSEDDAYYSAMVIYDD